A single Streptomyces sp. Edi2 DNA region contains:
- a CDS encoding M20 family metallopeptidase — protein MTGDHLTALAAALEEELPAAAALRHRIHARPCLSGAEASTRDLVLAALPAGSTTKVADTGAVLRIGGPGPAVAVRAELDALAVQEKTGAAWTSEHPGLMHACGHDVHLAALTALARAVDRTGGPAPLLAVLQPREETYPSGARDIVEDGILGREECRAVIGAHVQPLLPAGTVACTPGGVNASADEFTITVRGRSGHAAYPHLTRDPVVTLAHIVVALQSLVSRGTDPMSHVVLTVSTLAAGTAANVIPGTAEARGTLRALGNDDREMLHTRLAEVAGLVAQTHGCTAQVDITRGEPVLDNDPDLTAATRPLLGTLGLSAGDDLRSAGSDDFSFFCAQLPSLMLFVGTHGGTEQLHSPTFLPPDERIRDVARAMLAGYLAAAEPLT, from the coding sequence ATGACCGGCGATCACCTGACCGCGCTGGCCGCCGCGCTCGAAGAGGAACTGCCGGCCGCCGCCGCACTGCGCCACCGCATCCACGCCCGCCCCTGCCTGTCCGGCGCCGAAGCCTCCACCCGCGACCTCGTGCTCGCCGCACTGCCCGCAGGCTCCACCACCAAGGTCGCGGACACCGGTGCCGTTCTCCGGATCGGCGGCCCGGGCCCCGCCGTTGCCGTCCGCGCCGAACTCGATGCCCTGGCGGTACAGGAGAAGACCGGCGCGGCATGGACGTCCGAACACCCCGGCCTCATGCACGCCTGCGGCCACGACGTGCACCTGGCCGCGCTCACCGCCCTTGCCCGGGCCGTCGACCGGACCGGCGGCCCGGCCCCCCTGCTGGCGGTCCTGCAACCGAGGGAGGAGACCTACCCTTCCGGCGCCCGGGACATCGTCGAGGACGGCATCCTCGGCCGGGAGGAGTGCCGGGCGGTGATCGGAGCGCATGTGCAGCCACTGCTCCCGGCCGGCACCGTCGCCTGCACCCCCGGCGGCGTCAACGCCTCGGCCGACGAATTCACGATCACGGTCCGGGGCCGCAGCGGCCACGCCGCCTACCCGCACCTCACCCGCGACCCCGTCGTCACCCTGGCCCATATCGTCGTCGCCCTGCAGAGTCTGGTCAGCCGCGGTACCGACCCCATGTCCCACGTAGTGCTCACGGTCAGCACCCTCGCGGCCGGTACCGCCGCCAACGTCATCCCCGGCACCGCCGAAGCCCGCGGCACATTGCGCGCGCTGGGCAACGACGACCGCGAGATGCTGCACACCCGGCTGGCGGAGGTCGCCGGACTGGTGGCACAGACCCATGGCTGCACCGCGCAGGTGGACATCACCCGTGGAGAGCCCGTGCTCGACAACGACCCGGATCTGACCGCCGCCACGAGACCGCTGCTCGGCACGCTCGGTCTGAGCGCCGGTGACGACCTGCGCTCCGCCGGCTCCGACGATTTCTCCTTCTTCTGTGCGCAGCTGCCGTCGCTGATGCTGTTCGTCGGCACCCACGGGGGCACCGAGCAACTGCACTCGCCCACGTTCCTGCCCCCCGACGAGCGGATCCGCGACGTCGCCCGCGCCATGCTCGCCGGCTACCTGGCTGCCGCGGAACCGCTCACCTGA
- the rocD gene encoding ornithine--oxo-acid transaminase, which translates to MPHPGSTTQHHVSLAETATARNYAPLPVVLASGQGAWVTDVEGRRYLDCLAGYSALNFGHAHPRLTAAAQEQLARLTLTSRAFHNDRLGPFCRDLADLAGMDLVLPMNTGAEAVETAIKVARKWGRERKGVAPDRATIIVADGNFHGRTTTIVSFSADPVAREGFGPFTPGFRSVPYGDSAALEAAVDENTVAVLLEPIQGEAGVVIPPPGYLQAVRDVCSRENVLFLADEIQSGLGRTGTTFACDAEDVTPDVYILGKALGGGIVPVSAVVSRHDVLDVIRPGSHGSTFGGNPLAAAVGHAVVELLRSGEYQARAAALGERLRDRLEDLTGRGVVAVRSRGLWAGIDLDPALTTGRQACLRLLDRGVLAKDTHGSTLRFAPPLVIEPGQLDWMCDQLGEVLAEAG; encoded by the coding sequence ATGCCCCACCCCGGCTCCACGACCCAGCATCATGTGTCGCTGGCCGAGACGGCCACCGCCCGCAACTACGCCCCCCTGCCCGTGGTACTGGCCTCCGGCCAGGGCGCCTGGGTCACCGATGTCGAAGGCCGCCGCTACCTGGACTGCCTGGCCGGATACTCGGCCCTCAACTTCGGCCATGCCCACCCCCGGCTGACCGCCGCGGCCCAGGAGCAGCTGGCCCGCCTCACCCTGACCAGCCGGGCGTTCCACAACGACCGCCTCGGACCGTTCTGCCGAGACCTCGCCGACCTGGCCGGCATGGATCTCGTGCTGCCCATGAACACCGGTGCCGAGGCCGTGGAGACCGCGATCAAGGTCGCCCGCAAATGGGGCCGTGAGCGCAAGGGCGTCGCCCCGGACCGCGCCACCATCATCGTGGCCGACGGCAACTTCCACGGGCGCACCACCACGATCGTCAGCTTCTCCGCCGACCCCGTCGCCCGCGAAGGCTTCGGCCCCTTCACCCCCGGCTTCCGCAGCGTCCCCTACGGTGACAGCGCGGCGCTGGAAGCGGCGGTCGACGAGAACACCGTGGCGGTGCTCCTCGAACCCATCCAGGGTGAGGCCGGCGTGGTCATCCCTCCGCCGGGCTACCTCCAGGCTGTCCGGGACGTGTGCAGCCGCGAGAACGTGCTGTTCCTCGCGGACGAGATCCAGTCCGGCCTCGGCCGTACCGGCACCACATTCGCCTGCGACGCCGAGGACGTCACCCCCGACGTCTACATCCTCGGCAAGGCCCTCGGCGGAGGCATCGTTCCGGTGTCCGCCGTGGTCTCCCGCCACGACGTCCTCGACGTCATCCGCCCCGGCAGCCACGGCTCCACCTTCGGTGGCAACCCACTCGCCGCCGCCGTCGGCCATGCCGTGGTCGAGCTGCTGCGCAGCGGTGAATACCAGGCCCGGGCAGCCGCATTGGGCGAACGGCTGCGCGATCGGCTGGAGGACCTGACCGGCCGCGGCGTCGTCGCGGTCAGGTCCCGCGGCCTGTGGGCCGGCATCGACCTCGACCCCGCACTCACCACCGGCCGCCAGGCCTGTCTACGCCTCCTGGACCGCGGCGTGCTCGCCAAGGACACCCACGGCTCCACCCTCCGCTTCGCCCCGCCACTCGTCATCGAGCCCGGCCAACTGGACTGGATGTGCGATCAGCTCGGCGAAGTCCTGGCCGAGGCCGGCTGA